The Rhinoraja longicauda isolate Sanriku21f chromosome 28, sRhiLon1.1, whole genome shotgun sequence DNA segment tgtgtgtctatgagcctgcatgagtgtgtgtgtgtctgtctatgtgtgcctctgtgtgtgtgtgtgtggctgtgtgcgtgtgtgagagcctgcataagtgtgtgtgtgcgtgtgtctgtctgtctgtgtgcttctgtgtgtgtgtgtgtgtttacttgTGTGAGAgcctgcatgagtgtgtgtgtatctgtgtgcgtgtgtctgtcaaTCCAtgtgtgtttttatgtgtgtctgtctctgtgtgcgtgtgtctgtctgtctatgtgtgcttctctgtgcgtgtgtgcttctgtgtgtgtgtgtctgtctatatgtgtttctgtgtgtgtgcttctgtgtgtgtctgtctatgtgtgcttctgtgtgcgtgtgtgacagcctgcatgagtgtgtgtgtatctgtgtgtgtgtgtgtgtctgtctgtctatgtgtgcttctctgtgtatgtgtatctgtgtgcgtgtgtctgtctgtctatgtgtgtttctgtgtgtgtgtgcgtgacaacctgcatgagtgtgtgtgtatctgtgtgtgtgtatctgtctgtctatgtgtgcttctgtgtgtgtgtgtgcgtgacagcctgcatgagtgtgtgtgtctgtctgtctatgtgtgtttctgtgtgcgtgtgtctgtgtactTGGTGAGACCCTGCATGAGTGTGTGAGCTGGGTATTTCTGGCCCAATCTCTGCCCCCTCCAGCCACACACATACCCAGTGTCCGTCCAGAACCTGTTGCTAGGGCTCTGCCGTCTATTGAAGTGACTTTGTAAAGTTTGTGCAGTTGGCTGCACTCACCCTCCCCTCGCCTTTTATTTTCTCGCTGGAACACAGTGAGCTCGTCGGCGGAATCCTATTGTGGACAACACGCATCCCACTCTTGGCTCCTTCACACCCCACTCCTTATAAGGCAACCGTCTCCCTGGCAACAGTCCGGCTTCGAGAGGACTGTCAAATCCCTGCAcacgcactcactcactctcatctcctgttttattcacaaaattcgcCCTTGTAACCTTTCGTGGCCCTGCATCCCCTCCTCTCTCGCCCctcggagagctgctgcctctcgctccgatcccctcccctcccctcccctcccctcccaccccctggcCGCCTCTGCTCGCTGCTCACTGCTCGCCACAAGTCGCTCAGTGGAGGAGCGGGCTTCAAACTTTGGGAGTTTCGCcggagccagagagagagagcggcactTTTATCTGCGAGCACAAGTTCGTCCGGGAGTGAAGCGGGAATGAACCCGACGCGGACGTGAAGTGAAGTGACTGCGGTTTGTTTACACATCACTCGTTCCGGGCCTCCCCTCTGCCCGACTCGGACCTCCGCAAACCCGGGTAAGGCAGCGTCCTGCTCCGTCTGAGGATGTCCCTGTCTCCTGAAGTCGCCCTGCCTTCACAGCTCAGCCACGGCCACACGCAGCCCACCGCCACCTCTGCTCTTTGACTCTGCCGCCGTTCACAAGACTCGCTACCCGTCGCTCCAGTCTACACAACCTTCCTGAGTgcgaacaggttgcaggggagagggggtaggaggcgagggagggagggacaggggaTAGGAGGTGAGAAAGGGAGCGCGGGTACGAggcgaggaagagagggaggatacGAGGCTAGGAAGGGAGCGAGTACAAGGCCAGGGAGTTAACCGGGGAGTAGAGCAAGGAAGGAGGCACAGAGAGGAgcgagaggaggagggaaggagtgaggtagggggcaggggagggagggcaaggggtgagggaggggacgggacaaggcAGGGAATGAGtgagggaagggacgagtgagGCTACGAGGCAGGGAGTGAGGCAGGGGGCAGggcgaggggggtagggaggtagTGAGGATACAGGTGAGTGAGGAACCAGAgagtgagggtgtgagtgagggaggggacgtGGTGAGGAAGGGAATGAGGGAAAGTAAGAGGTGAGGGAGGAACAGGCAGGGAGGTGGCGAGTGTACGGGTGAGCGAGCGAGAGAGTGAGggcgtgagggaggggagtgggcgagggagggtgagggtgcaAGAGTGtgcggggaggggacgggacggggcaagcgagcgagggagggagggagcaaggtgagtgaggagggagcgagagggagggagcgaggtgagtgaggagggagtgagagggaggggagggcgctGCTGGCAGCTGGATGAGTTGGGGGTCCAGTGGCATTGAGATGTCCACTGCCGCCACTGACTGGCGAGACCCACAGAACGACACCAAGCCGTACAGCCACAGTGGAGCGGAGGAGTCGCTGGAGAGTCCGGCCGCATCGTCCTCACAGACAGGGGGCAGCGACGTGGAGCAGGGCGAGGCGGAGCGGTCAGCCGTGCAGGTGgactgtgtggtgtgtggggaccGGGCCAGCGGCAAGCACTACGGGCAGTTCACCTGCGAGGGATGCAAGAGCTTCTTCAAGCGCAGCATCCGCCGCAACCTCTCGTACATCTGCCGCTCCGGCCGTGACTGCCACATCGACCAGTTCCACCGTAACCAGTGCCAGTACTGCCGGCTACGCAAGTGCTTCAAGGTCGGCATGAAGCGAGAAGGTAGGCGCAGTGCCAATGCCCAGCGTCGAGCACGGGGGGTCCCTGGCATTCGGGACACAGACAGCGCCTCACTCCCCCGGCAGGGTCAGTGACAATGCCCAGTGTGGGCACGGGGACCCTAGCATCCGGGACACAGACAACCctctaccccaccctcccccagctGTTTCACTGCCAATGCCCAGTGCGGGCACAGGGGGGGACCCTGGCATCCGGGACACACACATCGCCTCACTCCCCCGGCTGGGTCAGTGACAATGCCCAGTGCGGGCACGTGGGACCCTGGCATTCGGGTCATCGgaaaccccccacaccccccagctGGGTCAGTGCCAACGCCCCAGTATCGGGCACAGGGGGATCCTGGCATCCGTGACAcagatatcccccccccccacccgcactcccCCGGTTAGATCATTGCGTGGTGGCTGGGGCAGAAGCCAGCGTGGGTGCATGTTTGTGAGCACGCACACGTATCTACATGTGTGTACATGCTTGTATGCATGTGCAGATGTATGTACATGTCCTCATAAGTGTGATTAAAAAGGAACTaccaatgctggtttataccaaaggttgacacaaagtactgaagtctattgtctattgctccagggttcggcagcatctctggagaaaatggataggtgatgtttgaggtCTGAAATGGGttccaaccccaaacgtcacctatccattttttccagagatgttgcctgacccgttgagttactccagcatttcgtgtctatcttgatATTTGTGTGTGTTACAATCGTGTGTGTGATTctgtgtgtatgcatatgtgaGTGTAATTGTGTGTAAATGCAAGTGTGAGTGCACATATGCATGTGCTTCTgtacatgtatatatgtgtgtgatttTGTATGTAGATGAACGGGGTTTGTTGTGTGGGTAGGTATGAGTGTGTGTTTATACAcaaatatgtgtttgtgtgttcccttgtgtatgtgtgagagtgtgtatctgagtgtgcaagtgtgtgtggagtatatgtgtgtgtgagagtatgtgttGGTGTGTGctcttgtgtgtgtgagtgcccctgtgtgtgtgtgtgtgagtgcgtgggtGTACCTGTGTGCGTGGGTGTCAGTGCGTGAGTGtgactgtgtttgtgtttgtgtgtgtgcatgtgactgtgtgtgtgtatatgtgtcagTGTGTACCTGATACAGTGGCCAGTGTGGCTGACCCTTTCACTGCTGAGCTAACCCACTGCATCAACCACTCCGGTACAGATTCACCACGCCTCCCGTGCCCAGTCCCACTGTGGGCATCTGGAGGGTTCACAGACTCATCGGGGCTGCATCTGATCAAACGGCGGCAGGTCTGTGACTCTACATCAACTGAGGGTCTCCAGTTGAGGCTTTGGTTCAATCCCCAGCCTAGGCTATGCCACCTTCATTGCTCCCTTCCTCACTCCTttcctccttcctctctcccctccatcccattccccatcctcctcccttaccttctctctgcccctctccttcCAATATCTCTccttatctccctctccctggccctctctcccctggtttctctccctctctttctcacaTCACTTCACTCCCACTCATTTCCTGTTCATTTCGCAACCATATCTTtccatctccctcctctctcccacttacTCTCCCTGTCTCTATCCCTCTTTCCTACTGTGCTTCTTGCTCTggctccccctcaatcccactctctctccctctctccacacccTCCCTAGCCCTGCctggcactctctcctcccttcttGCTCCTcattcctcaccctccctcccgctatctcccgtctctctctctcccgagccctcccattctctcccccttcctctcgtCAGCCCTCCGCTCTCTATCACCCCTCCTCAGCCCTCCTCCCTCTTCTCAGCCACCCTCTTTCCCACTCTCCTCAGCCATCCCCCCCTCTCACTATCTATATCCCTCTCCCTAGCCCCCCATCAACCCCTCCTCAACTCTGCACTTCTCAGCCCATCCCCATCCTCagccctttcccctctctcccctctcctcagcccttccccctctcccccctcattagccccccctctccccagccctccccctcccctctcctccccctcccctctctccccactcatcaGACCCCTCTCCTGGACGGGGGACAGGTTACAGTGCTATCGGGGTTGTGTGGCCTGGGCAGCAGTGGTGGGGTGTGATGTGCCCCCAGGGTGGGTGTGTAATCAATGATGCCAGCTGCCGCCACACTTTGCCCGTCACCCCAATCCGGTACCCAGCACCATGCCTCCAGCGAGGGACATGGGCTCTCCCTCAACGACAGAGCACCGCAGATGCTGCAAACCTGaagtaaaacacaaggtgctggaaacactcagcaggtcgggtagcgGCTGAGCAGCGAGAAACAGAGACAATGTTCACATTGAACAAAGAGTCACTAATGTGAAACattcattctgtttctctctccactgatgctgcctgaccgggctGAGTGTTACCTGTGCTTTCTGTTTTGCTTTATGCCCACAGATTGCGGTGGTGGAGTCCGGTGTGGGGactatctctggagaatgtgtacaggtgccgttttgggtcgaagcacttcttcagactgattggcatCATTTTTGttcatctcttctgcaccctttccaaaacctccacatccttgagttggaggctgtggagagactggggaaagttcatgagtctgaagaagtgtcttgacttgAAGCGTCacttattcctgttctccagagatgctgcctgaccccatctCCAGTACTGGCGTGTACTGTAGACACAGGCGGGGGCAGGCAGCTGAGTGACAAGCGAGGGAGATGGATTTTATCTGGACTTTGGTCCCCAAACTGTGTTCCAAACCTGCCCTGATCACTAGACTGTCTGAGATATTCATTGCACGTCTGTGATATTCATTGCACgtctgtgtgcgtgtttgtgtatgtatgtgtgtgtgtatgtgtgtgtttgtgttcatCCATATGTGTTGGTGTGTccctatgtgtgtgagtgtgcatgtactGTATGTGTctacgtgtgagtgtgtgtgaacttgtgtggatgtgtatgagtgtgtgggtgtgtatttaTGTGAGAGTGTGTTCATCCATGTGAATGGGTGTGTCCGTATGTATGTGAGTGTGCATGTatgtgagtgcgtgcgtgtgtgagctggtgtgtgtatatgtgtgggtaTGTTCATCCATGAGTGtgggtgtatctgtgtgtgtgtgggtgtgtatatatgtgtctgcatgtgtgtgtgagcttgtgtgtgtgttcacccatgagtgtgggtgtatgtgtgggagtgTGCAggtgagggtgtgagtgagtgagtgtgagtgggtggttTTTGGACGGGGCAGGAGAGGTATGGGGTGtggacaatagagaatagacaatagacaataggtgcaggagtaggccattcggcccttcgagccagcaccgtcattcaatgtgatcatggctgatcattctcaatcagtaccccgttcctgctttctccccataccccctgactccgctatccttaagagctctatctagctctctcttgaatgtattcagagaattggcctccactgccctctgaggcagagaattccacagattcacaactctctgactaaaaaagtttttcctcatctctgttctaaatggcctaccccttattcttaaactgtggcccctggttctggactcccccaatattgggaacatgtttcctgcctctaacatgtccaaccccttaataatcttatacgtttcgataagatcccctctcatccttctaaattccagtgtatacaaacctagtcgctccagtctttcaacataggacagtcccgccattccgggaattaacctagtaaatctacgctgcgcgccctcaatagcaagaatatccttcctcaaatttggagaccaaaactgcacacagtactccaggtgcggtctcactagggccctgtacaactgcagaaggacctctttgctcctatactcaactcttcttgttatgaatgccaacattccattggattacGGTGGAGGctgggcagtgaggagggggagagttgtGATGAGcagggccatcaatggatattttaatccatttttaaggcaaagatagatcattagtatgggtgtcaggggttatggggagaaggcaggagaatggtgttaggagggagagatagatcagccatgattgaatggtggagaagacttgatgggccgaattacgTAATTCTGTTCCTAAcacttaagaccttatgaccttatgatgttgGGAGGGTTGGGACGGAGGGGTGCTAAGAGGGACAGCCCCTGGGAGGGGTAATGAGGAGTGGCCACTCATGGGTTCTGCTGGCGTGTGAATCTGGGGTTTGACTGGGGGACTGACCTTTGGCCCAGTCTTGATGCAAATCCCACCTCGGGCACCACCATCAGTAGGTGACATACTGAAGCCCACAAGCAAGTGACAGTAGTGTTTTCACCCAGGTccaacagctgggaaacaggccctttggcccacctggtcTGGTGTTCGCTGCCCATCCAGCAGCAGGCTGCCTCAGTGAGGCACACACCCATGCAGCCCAGTGGGCAGTGAGTGAAGCCACTCCTTCACTGATCTCACTCCTTCCCCCCacaacccatccccccccccccacccacccacacaggtCTCCCACACACGAGGCCTAACTCACCCACTGACCTGCATTTGTGAATTGAGGGAGGCAACTGAGCACCTAGgggagacccacgtggtcacaaggagaacttcCAAACTCCGCAAAActcctgaggttaggatcgaacctgggtcgctggcctTAGGAGTGGATGGGACTGACCACTTCCAATCGGCTGTCTGGTGGAGGGGTGGGTGCCTCAGAGTAGTGGGTCAGGTGCCATGAGTACAGGGTGGCACAGGGAGGTGGGTGCAAGGTGGACTGGTCAAGGGTTGTGAGTCCTGAGGATACGGTCAGGCTGACCCTGGGTGGGATGTTGACCCCATGACCCCACACAAGTGTGAGATGACTGAGGGTCCAGGCGACCATTGTCCAGGGAATGTTAGTGCAATTTATTGGGGCTTGCTGTGCATGAACCAGCAGCGATGTTTCAACAAGGACTGGTGTAATCGAGTGTGAGTAAGGGCGGCCCACTGGATGGTCCATCTAAAATGATCCACTAGGTGCGATCATATGTGGATCCACCAGGAATGATCTACTGTGTGATCCACTGAGAGTGATCCACTGGGGTGGCCCACTGTGAGGGTTGTCCACTGGGTGCTATCTAATTCAGATGATCCGTTGGGTGATCCACTGAGATGATCCACTGGGAGTGATCCAGTGGACGTGGGTGGGGAGTCTGGGCTGGGGGGGGGCAGATCTGCTGGTCTGCAGGTGCAGGGGCTACGCTACCTGTGTAGGGATAAGTGGGTCATCTGTTCCCAGCTACAGGAAAGTGCCTGGTGTGGGTCATCTGTCCCTGGGCAGAGGGACTGATGCTCAGtgtggatcacctgtccatagATGTTGGGCCTGATGCCCACTGCCGGTCACCTGTCCCCAGGGGTAGTAACTGACACCTGATGTAACTCATCTGTCCCCAAGAGTTGGAGTCAGCGGTCGGGTGGGTTAAAGCTCGGGGCTATCGAGGGTGCggagcagtgttgcagtgctaaatgTTTAggcgccggagctgtcactggtgccggagcggccgctgttaaattccccgctagttaaaattccccgctgtttattttggctttttgtttacagaggtgccggagcggcgctccagtgagctctggcagcactgcacccctggtacAGTCCCAACCCAAGGGCGAACGCTCAGAGCGGGTACTCTGCCGTTGACTGCCTCACCCTGCCCTCtgtgtggcgcagaggtagagttgctgtcttacagcgccagagacccgggttcgatcctgactatgggtgatgtctgtacggtgtttgtacgttctccccgcgacctgcttgggttttctccgggtgctccggtttccccccaactCTCCAAagctttataagttaattggctaaggtcaaaattgtaaattgtccctaatgtgtgtaggatagtgtacggggatcgctggtcggcgcggactcggtgggttgaagggtctctAACTCTATActcttgccctctctctctctgtctctgccctgCTGCAGCAGTCCAGCGAGGGAGGATCCCGgccccccagcccagcccgggcGATCTCTCCCTCTCGGCCCGGGACCACCTGAATGGGGGCAACATCTCAGGACTCATCTCGCTGTTGCTCCGCGCTGAGCCCTACCCCAGCTCCCGCCTCAGCTCGCAGTGCAACCAGTATAACCTGATGACCATCGACAGCATCTGCGAGCTGGCGGCGAGGCTGCTCTTCTCGGCCGTGGAGTGGGCGCGCAATATCCCCTTCTTCCCCGAGCTGCAGGTCTCCGACCAGGTGGCTCTGCTGCGGCTCAGCTGGAGTGAGCTGTTCGTGCTGAACGCGGCGCAGTCCTCTCTGCCCCTC contains these protein-coding regions:
- the LOC144607176 gene encoding nuclear receptor subfamily 2 group F member 6-like isoform X1 — protein: MSWGSSGIEMSTAATDWRDPQNDTKPYSHSGAEESLESPAASSSQTGGSDVEQGEAERSAVQVDCVVCGDRASGKHYGQFTCEGCKSFFKRSIRRNLSYICRSGRDCHIDQFHRNQCQYCRLRKCFKVGMKREAVQRGRIPAPQPSPGDLSLSARDHLNGGNISGLISLLLRAEPYPSSRLSSQCNQYNLMTIDSICELAARLLFSAVEWARNIPFFPELQVSDQVALLRLSWSELFVLNAAQSSLPLHMAPLLAAAGLHSAHMSAERVVTFMDQIRAFQDQVEKLKVLQVDCAEYSCLKAIALYTPDASGLSEPAHVESLQEKVQECLAEYVRCQYPPQPQRFGKLLLRLPALRAVPASLIGQLFFMRLVGKTPIETLIRDMLLSGGSFNWPYMPTQ
- the LOC144607176 gene encoding nuclear receptor subfamily 2 group F member 6-like isoform X2 — its product is MSWGSSGIEMSTAATDWRDPQNDTKPYSHSGAEESLESPAASSSQTGGSDVEQGEAERSAVQVDCVVCGDRASGKHYGQFTCEGCKSFFKRSIRRNLSYICRSGRDCHIDQFHRNQCQYCRLRKCFKVGMKREVQRGRIPAPQPSPGDLSLSARDHLNGGNISGLISLLLRAEPYPSSRLSSQCNQYNLMTIDSICELAARLLFSAVEWARNIPFFPELQVSDQVALLRLSWSELFVLNAAQSSLPLHMAPLLAAAGLHSAHMSAERVVTFMDQIRAFQDQVEKLKVLQVDCAEYSCLKAIALYTPDASGLSEPAHVESLQEKVQECLAEYVRCQYPPQPQRFGKLLLRLPALRAVPASLIGQLFFMRLVGKTPIETLIRDMLLSGGSFNWPYMPTQ